The following are encoded in a window of Dysgonomonadaceae bacterium PH5-43 genomic DNA:
- a CDS encoding hypothetical protein (product_source=Hypo-rule applied), whose translation MGLIRTFHPIGQGAFYTERHNSKNNNFTVVYDCGSKTLNQFELERKVKSTFLKNDIMK comes from the coding sequence GATTAATAAGGACTTTTCACCCAATCGGACAAGGCGCATTTTACACAGAAAGACACAACTCGAAAAATAATAATTTCACTGTTGTATATGATTGCGGATCTAAGACATTAAATCAATTTGAATTAGAAAGAAAAGTAAAATCGACTTTTCTCAAAAATGACATAATGAAGTGA